A region from the Rufibacter sp. DG15C genome encodes:
- a CDS encoding glycosyltransferase family 39 protein — protein MAETYPTLREKHAWVGKYFKYVVLAVLVVVPLFGYLGTLPIRMWDESRLANNAFEMYDTGHLLVTTFEYSPDLWNTKPPLLIWLQAGLMHLLGVNEWAVRLPSAVAGLLTCALLFFFSLRYLKSFWFGFIAVLVLITAEGYVTEHGTRTGDYDALLTLFTTLSALAFFAYCETKRTRYLYWVFAATALAVLTKSVAGVLFVPALGLYGILRGQVLSLLKNKHFYFGLLGCFGVIAGYYLLREASSPGYLQAIWNNELGGRYLQVNENHTGDFWFYYYGFSELKLTAWYLLVPCGFAVGMLLKNDRMNRLALFCALVTVCFFLVISISKTKLHWYDIPLYPFLAMLIAMLVFTVFDWLRHLEWANHTMRYNIWPFVFLFVLAINPYRKTLDRTYTPEENPGDKVFFDIGYFLKDALKGKQDITGHSLLYEGFNTHNLFYLYALRDKGTRLDFQDWTNLTPGERVIVPQEHIKQYVREHYDHEVVEEIGTITKFRIHGRK, from the coding sequence ATGGCAGAAACCTATCCAACCCTCCGGGAGAAACACGCGTGGGTAGGCAAGTACTTCAAATACGTGGTGTTGGCGGTGCTGGTAGTGGTTCCGTTGTTTGGATATCTTGGCACCTTGCCTATTAGGATGTGGGATGAGTCCAGGTTGGCCAACAACGCCTTTGAGATGTATGATACGGGGCATCTGCTGGTCACCACGTTTGAGTACAGCCCAGACCTGTGGAACACCAAACCGCCATTGTTGATCTGGCTGCAAGCAGGCCTCATGCACCTGCTAGGCGTGAACGAATGGGCGGTTAGATTACCCTCTGCCGTGGCGGGTTTACTAACATGTGCACTGCTGTTCTTTTTCTCGCTCCGTTACCTGAAAAGCTTTTGGTTTGGATTCATCGCCGTCCTGGTTTTAATCACGGCAGAGGGCTACGTCACCGAACATGGTACCCGCACCGGCGATTATGATGCGCTATTGACCTTGTTCACCACCCTGAGTGCCCTGGCCTTTTTTGCCTACTGTGAAACCAAGCGCACTAGATATCTCTACTGGGTGTTTGCAGCTACTGCTTTAGCAGTGTTGACTAAAAGCGTGGCTGGGGTTCTGTTTGTGCCAGCCCTGGGTCTTTATGGCATTCTTAGAGGTCAGGTACTCTCCTTGCTTAAGAACAAGCATTTCTATTTTGGCCTGCTAGGTTGTTTTGGCGTCATTGCCGGGTATTATCTACTAAGAGAGGCGTCAAGCCCGGGCTACTTACAGGCCATTTGGAACAATGAACTGGGCGGACGCTATCTGCAAGTCAACGAGAACCACACCGGCGACTTCTGGTTCTACTACTATGGCTTTTCAGAACTGAAACTCACGGCCTGGTACCTGCTGGTGCCGTGTGGCTTTGCAGTAGGTATGCTCTTGAAAAATGACCGTATGAACCGTTTAGCCTTGTTTTGTGCGCTGGTGACAGTTTGTTTTTTTCTGGTAATCTCCATTTCCAAGACCAAGCTGCACTGGTATGACATTCCACTATATCCGTTTCTGGCCATGCTCATTGCTATGCTGGTTTTTACCGTTTTTGACTGGCTACGGCACTTGGAGTGGGCCAACCATACCATGCGCTACAACATCTGGCCCTTTGTGTTTCTGTTTGTGCTGGCCATCAATCCTTACCGCAAGACCTTAGATAGAACCTACACCCCCGAAGAAAACCCCGGCGACAAGGTGTTTTTTGACATCGGGTATTTCTTGAAAGACGCTTTAAAAGGAAAACAAGACATTACGGGCCACTCGCTGCTGTATGAGGGTTTCAACACGCACAACCTGTTCTATTTGTACGCGCTCCGGGACAAGGGCACGCGGCTAGACTTCCAGGATTGGACCAACCTTACACCCGGCGAACGGGTCATTGTGCCACAAGAGCACATCAAGCAGTACGTACGCGAGCATTATGACCATGAAGTTGTAGAAGAGATAGGCACCATCACCAAATTCAGGATTCATGGAAGGAAATAA
- the arfB gene encoding alternative ribosome rescue aminoacyl-tRNA hydrolase ArfB: MTLPDLTPELVFQTSRSSGPGGQNVNKVESRVEVWFSIENSALLSPEQKELMLEKLAPRLNKEGFLHLASQEDRSQLVNKELATQKLYETLEQALHRPKPRKKTRPSKAAVQKRIEAKKKIGQKKANRRFSSES; this comes from the coding sequence ATGACACTCCCAGATTTAACCCCCGAATTGGTTTTCCAGACATCGCGCAGCAGCGGCCCCGGCGGACAGAATGTGAACAAGGTAGAAAGCCGCGTAGAAGTGTGGTTCTCCATTGAGAACTCAGCGCTGCTCAGCCCAGAGCAAAAAGAATTGATGTTGGAGAAATTGGCGCCGCGTCTGAACAAAGAAGGTTTTCTGCACCTGGCCAGCCAAGAAGACCGCAGCCAGCTAGTCAACAAGGAGCTAGCCACTCAAAAGCTCTATGAGACCCTGGAACAAGCCCTGCACCGTCCCAAACCCCGCAAAAAGACCAGACCCTCTAAAGCCGCCGTCCAGAAACGCATTGAAGCCAAGAAGAAGATTGGTCAAAAGAAAGCCAACCGAAGGTTTAGTTCTGAGTCTTGA
- a CDS encoding DUF481 domain-containing protein, which produces MEKARVERDSSHYFTGKLGVNLNLFNRATGREGKTDHFIGLTGNGNIGYVSEHNTYLLLSSYNYVRLRSATQVETGYVHGRVTFRRQQRLSYESFGQLQYDYNRGLELRALVGAGIRFAVVRKENLRFNLGTGVMYEHERWHNLAEDRYIKKHMPKLSNYASVRLPLNPYLELSTIHYYQVGYDQPHDQFRHRFSGDVSLTVKVNTWLQLTTNFAHTYENQPIVPIPKYLYSLTNGLQVSF; this is translated from the coding sequence GTGGAGAAGGCGCGTGTGGAGCGGGACTCCTCGCATTACTTTACCGGTAAGCTGGGCGTCAACTTAAACCTGTTCAACAGGGCCACTGGCAGAGAAGGCAAAACAGACCATTTCATTGGCCTGACGGGTAACGGCAACATTGGCTACGTCTCTGAGCACAATACCTACCTCTTGCTTAGCTCTTACAACTATGTGCGGCTGCGCAGCGCCACGCAGGTAGAGACCGGCTATGTGCACGGCCGTGTCACGTTCAGGAGGCAGCAGCGGTTGTCTTATGAGAGCTTCGGGCAGTTGCAGTATGACTATAACCGTGGTCTGGAGTTGCGGGCACTGGTAGGGGCGGGCATCCGGTTTGCGGTGGTGCGCAAAGAGAACCTGCGGTTTAACCTAGGCACGGGCGTAATGTATGAGCATGAGCGCTGGCATAACCTGGCGGAGGACCGCTACATCAAAAAGCACATGCCCAAGCTCTCTAACTATGCCAGTGTGCGTCTGCCTTTGAACCCCTATCTGGAACTGAGCACTATTCATTACTACCAGGTGGGTTATGACCAGCCGCATGACCAGTTCAGGCACCGGTTCAGCGGTGATGTGTCCTTGACCGTGAAAGTGAACACATGGCTGCAACTCACCACCAACTTCGCGCACACCTATGAGAACCAGCCCATCGTGCCCATTCCCAAGTACCTCTACAGCCTCACCAACGGTTTGCAGGTAAGCTTCTAA
- a CDS encoding glycosyltransferase family 2 protein codes for MEGNNNVAISVIVPIYNEEKNLPELYRRLQDTLISLDLPYELIFVNDGSKDNSLLHLLRLSQEDNSVFYVNFSRNFGHQIAVMAGLDACRGACAVIIDGDLQDPPELISELYQKHQEGHEVVYAKRATRNGDSFFKKATAKLFYRLLRASTATDIPLDTGDFRLIDRKVIDYLKQMPEQNKFLRGQIAWLGFRQTHVLFDRDSRKHGTSGYSLGKMLRFAMDGITGFSDAPLQFVTRLGFTISALSFLIILYAVYSHFVLHRTITGWTSLIISSMFIGGVQLISVGIIGEYVSRINRNVLNRPLYIVQGSNLNQKAATVNGRTQVTAAQS; via the coding sequence ATGGAAGGAAATAATAATGTGGCTATTTCTGTCATTGTGCCTATTTATAATGAGGAGAAGAACCTTCCTGAACTGTACCGCCGCCTACAAGACACCCTGATTAGTTTAGACCTACCGTATGAATTGATTTTTGTGAACGATGGCAGCAAGGACAACTCGCTTTTGCACCTTCTCCGCTTGAGCCAGGAGGACAACTCTGTGTTCTACGTCAACTTCAGCCGGAACTTTGGGCACCAGATTGCCGTGATGGCGGGCTTGGATGCTTGCCGCGGTGCCTGTGCCGTCATTATAGACGGTGACCTGCAAGACCCGCCAGAACTCATTTCTGAATTGTACCAAAAGCACCAGGAGGGCCATGAGGTGGTCTACGCCAAGCGTGCCACCAGAAACGGCGATAGCTTCTTCAAGAAAGCCACCGCCAAGCTTTTTTACAGGCTCCTGCGTGCTTCCACGGCCACAGACATCCCGTTAGATACCGGCGACTTCCGGCTCATAGACCGCAAAGTGATTGATTATTTAAAGCAGATGCCGGAGCAGAATAAGTTTTTACGGGGTCAGATTGCCTGGCTGGGCTTTAGGCAGACGCACGTGCTCTTTGACCGGGACAGCCGAAAGCATGGTACGTCTGGGTATTCTTTAGGCAAGATGCTGCGCTTTGCCATGGATGGCATCACGGGTTTCTCAGATGCGCCGCTCCAATTTGTCACGCGCCTGGGCTTTACCATCTCGGCCTTGTCCTTCTTGATTATCCTGTATGCCGTCTACAGCCACTTTGTCCTGCACCGCACCATTACGGGATGGACCTCGCTCATCATCAGCTCCATGTTTATTGGGGGCGTGCAGCTCATCTCGGTGGGCATCATTGGCGAATACGTGAGTCGCATCAACCGCAACGTCTTGAACCGGCCGCTCTACATTGTACAAGGCTCCAACCTAAACCAAAAGGCGGCAACGGTGAACGGCAGAACCCAGGTCACAGCGGCACAATCCTAG
- a CDS encoding trans-aconitate 2-methyltransferase has product MEPYQTTIHTWNKLASLYQEKFMDVGLYDDTYDRFCQLVGKPNARVLELGCGPGNITRYLLAKRPDFELEATDAAPNMVHLAQANNPDAQCSVLDCRNLSQLMPSYDAVVCGFCLPYLSPADCLKLIQDSALLLTSGGVLYLSFIEDDPQKSGYETSNNGEHSLYIHYYQTPYLLDVLEANGFELAERFQKCYPAGKEEPATHTILIARRN; this is encoded by the coding sequence ATGGAGCCTTACCAAACCACTATCCATACCTGGAACAAGCTGGCTTCTCTTTATCAGGAGAAGTTCATGGACGTGGGTTTGTATGACGACACCTATGACCGGTTCTGCCAGTTAGTGGGCAAGCCCAACGCGCGGGTGCTGGAACTAGGCTGTGGCCCCGGCAACATTACCCGCTACCTGCTTGCTAAGCGACCTGACTTTGAGCTAGAGGCCACAGACGCAGCGCCCAACATGGTCCACCTGGCGCAAGCCAACAACCCAGATGCGCAATGCTCTGTCTTGGACTGCCGAAACCTATCCCAGCTCATGCCAAGCTATGACGCCGTTGTGTGTGGCTTCTGCCTGCCGTACCTCTCGCCAGCCGACTGCCTGAAACTCATACAAGACAGCGCCTTACTGCTTACCTCTGGCGGAGTCCTCTACCTCAGTTTTATAGAAGACGATCCTCAGAAATCTGGCTATGAAACCAGTAACAACGGAGAGCACTCTTTGTACATTCATTACTACCAAACCCCTTACCTTTTAGACGTTCTTGAAGCCAACGGTTTTGAGCTGGCAGAGCGTTTCCAGAAATGCTATCCTGCTGGCAAAGAGGAACCGGCCACGCACACCATTCTTATAGCCCGAAGAAATTGA
- a CDS encoding DUF3667 domain-containing protein — MAKHRRKYPVCTNCNYAFQEGEPDNFCPKCGQENHDLNVPFKHVALEVLEGTIHYDTKFWTTIKYLLFYPGKLTNEFHRGRRMDYVPPIRLYVFINFVFFFLLSMRVGHVSSEKANRSIAQQVSSTDMSFMEDLSLSKLQRDSILAEVREVQRADSLAKLNKKATVKVKKSDSFDLERMGAVSDFAPQASIDSLIRDAGLSPNWYTRSAMRKAVQIVKLPQEQLITKLLKYWSVLMFVLMPIFALLTKLVFLKARRYYMEHLMFSIHLHCFVFLLFIIYMIIENLHFAYDLLPWFNLLVAVYLFLGLKRVFHRSYLRTFFNMFVLVFLYCIVGLFTGLLGLGVSAMF; from the coding sequence ATGGCCAAACATCGGCGCAAATACCCGGTCTGTACCAATTGCAATTACGCCTTTCAAGAAGGCGAACCAGATAACTTCTGCCCCAAATGTGGGCAGGAGAACCACGACCTCAACGTCCCCTTCAAGCATGTGGCCTTAGAGGTGCTGGAAGGCACCATCCACTACGACACCAAGTTCTGGACCACCATCAAATACCTGCTGTTTTACCCGGGCAAGCTCACCAATGAGTTCCACAGGGGCCGCCGGATGGACTACGTGCCTCCCATCAGACTGTATGTGTTCATCAACTTCGTGTTTTTCTTTCTGCTGTCTATGCGCGTGGGCCATGTGTCTAGCGAGAAAGCCAACCGGAGCATTGCTCAGCAGGTGAGCAGCACAGACATGAGTTTTATGGAGGATTTGAGTCTCTCAAAGCTGCAGCGTGATAGTATTTTAGCCGAAGTAAGGGAAGTGCAGCGGGCAGATTCTCTGGCTAAGCTTAACAAAAAGGCCACGGTAAAGGTAAAGAAATCAGACTCCTTTGATTTGGAGAGAATGGGAGCCGTCTCAGATTTCGCGCCCCAAGCCTCCATTGATTCTTTAATTAGAGATGCCGGGTTGTCTCCTAACTGGTACACACGGTCTGCCATGCGCAAGGCCGTCCAGATCGTTAAGCTGCCTCAGGAACAATTGATTACTAAGCTGCTCAAGTACTGGTCTGTGCTCATGTTCGTGCTCATGCCCATCTTTGCGTTGCTTACCAAGTTGGTTTTCCTGAAAGCACGGAGGTACTACATGGAGCACCTCATGTTCAGTATTCACCTGCACTGCTTTGTGTTTCTGCTGTTCATTATCTACATGATCATTGAAAACCTGCACTTCGCCTATGATTTACTGCCCTGGTTTAACCTGTTGGTAGCAGTGTATCTTTTCCTTGGCCTTAAGCGCGTGTTCCATAGAAGCTACCTGCGCACCTTCTTCAATATGTTTGTGCTGGTATTTTTGTACTGCATAGTAGGCCTGTTCACTGGTTTGCTGGGGCTGGGCGTAAGCGCCATGTTCTAG
- a CDS encoding iron chaperone gives MITTAPKDIDSYIAGFPKEVQGLLQQIRSLIQENAPEATECIKYGMPTFDLHGNLVHFAAFVHHIGFYSVPTLQEEFTADLQDYKVGNGSVQFPLHQPLPTELITKIVKYRVQENLAAVSILETT, from the coding sequence ATGATCACTACCGCGCCCAAAGACATTGACAGCTACATTGCAGGGTTCCCAAAAGAGGTTCAAGGCCTTCTACAACAGATAAGGAGCCTTATCCAAGAGAATGCTCCAGAGGCCACAGAATGCATAAAATACGGCATGCCCACCTTTGACCTGCACGGCAATCTGGTTCACTTCGCGGCTTTTGTGCATCATATAGGCTTTTACTCTGTGCCAACCTTGCAAGAAGAATTTACAGCAGACTTGCAAGACTACAAGGTGGGCAATGGGTCTGTACAGTTCCCGTTACACCAACCCCTGCCTACTGAGCTGATCACCAAGATTGTCAAGTATCGGGTACAGGAGAACCTGGCGGCGGTGAGTATTCTAGAAACTACCTAA
- a CDS encoding BlaI/MecI/CopY family transcriptional regulator gives MTNQTPPLKPTETELEILQILWQNGPSTVRFVNEAQNKVKETGYTTTLKLLQIMHEKNLVSRDEESRSHLYQAAVTEEDTQKHLLDRFLDTAFRGSAMKLVMQALGNRSTTPDELNQIKNLLKRLEDDSHKPTP, from the coding sequence ATGACCAACCAGACCCCGCCGCTTAAACCCACCGAGACCGAACTAGAGATTCTGCAGATTCTCTGGCAGAACGGTCCCAGCACGGTGCGTTTTGTCAATGAGGCCCAGAATAAAGTGAAAGAGACCGGCTACACCACCACGCTCAAGCTGCTCCAGATCATGCATGAGAAAAACCTGGTGTCACGGGATGAGGAAAGCCGTTCCCATTTGTACCAGGCCGCCGTCACCGAAGAAGACACCCAGAAGCATTTGCTGGACCGTTTTCTGGACACCGCCTTTAGGGGCTCAGCCATGAAGCTTGTGATGCAGGCTTTGGGCAACCGGTCCACTACCCCAGATGAGTTAAATCAAATCAAGAACCTCTTAAAACGCCTGGAAGATGACTCCCACAAACCTACTCCATGA
- a CDS encoding M56 family metallopeptidase — protein sequence MTPTNLLHEVLPQASLNALGWTLLHSVWQGALLAIILAVLLRLMHRHSAATRYRVAWAGLMALVLMAGITYYKLYEPPLPQAAVSAGSAITSTTLVIAGAETATSQGFWEKVTAQGQAYFDQHLPAIVLLWLLGMVLMGMRLLGGWVYVQRLRSYRVQAVPEAWQQKAMEVGQQLGLTHAVSIAESALIKVPMVIGHLKPLILLPLGTLAGLSTAQIEAILAHELAHVHRKDYLLNLLQSLVETLFFFHPAVWWISDCIRTEREHACDDLAISVCSDSLTYAYALTHLEELLMKNPTTTPRLSMAFSGRRRSLLSRITRLVQQPALRPSFSEGFLAACAVTAGLLVFSATAWANYQQNPEAPQPQEPLTIQEPAPAKPYVAAAVPVNSPEPEEELEEALTMVQLDDDLVIVQNKKGKVVEVYVNGKRVPKNELSKYQDRIERQLKAAKNAKTMSSEETERAMAVANGTLDEVERVSVHAPRPPMAPREYISQGRGTSVGGRGVGMVAPVPPVPPVAPVAPLSGDEEGQKRYKKDLKEYERQMQEFHSRMDEFHSRQETYVAAAQGDHKARQADNAKRQEEHKKRMEEHGVRMKEHEKRMADHAVRMKEHDERMKKHDAMMKELKAALLSDGLIKSSEADYTFKLDKTGLYVDEKKQSDAFYQKYKKIISTATGEDVDMMLKKDGSNFTINTNKSSKK from the coding sequence ATGACTCCCACAAACCTACTCCATGAGGTACTGCCACAGGCTAGCCTCAATGCCCTGGGCTGGACCCTGCTACATTCTGTCTGGCAGGGCGCGCTGCTGGCCATTATCCTAGCCGTGTTGTTGCGGTTAATGCACCGTCATTCGGCGGCCACCCGCTACCGCGTAGCCTGGGCCGGGTTAATGGCCTTGGTCCTGATGGCGGGCATCACTTACTACAAACTCTATGAACCCCCTTTGCCACAAGCTGCTGTTAGCGCCGGGTCTGCCATCACCAGCACTACTCTAGTTATAGCAGGGGCAGAGACCGCTACATCACAAGGGTTCTGGGAAAAAGTAACAGCACAGGGTCAGGCTTATTTTGATCAGCACCTGCCCGCCATCGTGCTTTTGTGGCTGCTAGGCATGGTCTTGATGGGCATGCGCTTGTTAGGAGGCTGGGTGTACGTGCAGCGCCTGCGCTCTTACCGGGTACAAGCCGTGCCGGAGGCCTGGCAGCAGAAAGCGATGGAGGTGGGCCAGCAATTGGGCCTTACGCACGCCGTGTCCATAGCCGAGTCTGCTTTGATCAAAGTGCCTATGGTCATCGGGCACCTAAAACCGCTCATCCTATTGCCGCTGGGTACGCTGGCCGGGCTGTCTACGGCCCAGATAGAGGCCATCCTGGCCCATGAACTGGCCCACGTGCACCGCAAAGACTATCTGCTCAACCTGCTACAGAGCTTGGTAGAGACGCTCTTTTTCTTTCATCCGGCGGTGTGGTGGATCTCTGACTGCATTAGAACCGAACGGGAACACGCCTGTGACGACCTGGCCATTTCTGTCTGCAGCGACTCCCTTACTTACGCCTATGCCCTAACCCATTTAGAAGAACTACTCATGAAAAACCCAACCACCACCCCTCGCCTTTCCATGGCCTTCTCGGGCCGTCGCCGCTCTTTGTTGAGCCGCATTACCAGACTGGTGCAACAACCGGCGCTTAGACCGTCCTTCTCTGAGGGCTTCCTGGCCGCCTGCGCCGTGACCGCCGGCCTGCTGGTCTTCTCTGCCACCGCCTGGGCCAATTACCAACAAAACCCAGAGGCGCCGCAACCCCAAGAACCGTTGACTATACAGGAGCCGGCGCCTGCCAAGCCTTATGTGGCCGCCGCCGTGCCGGTTAACTCGCCAGAGCCCGAAGAGGAACTGGAGGAAGCTTTGACTATGGTGCAGTTAGACGATGACCTGGTGATTGTGCAGAACAAGAAAGGCAAAGTGGTGGAGGTGTACGTGAACGGAAAGCGCGTGCCTAAGAACGAGCTAAGCAAATACCAGGACCGTATTGAACGCCAGCTAAAAGCCGCCAAAAACGCCAAAACCATGTCCTCTGAGGAAACAGAGCGCGCCATGGCTGTAGCAAATGGCACCTTGGATGAAGTAGAAAGAGTAAGCGTGCATGCCCCAAGACCGCCTATGGCCCCAAGGGAATACATATCCCAGGGAAGAGGCACTAGCGTGGGTGGCCGCGGAGTAGGCATGGTGGCCCCGGTTCCTCCCGTTCCGCCGGTGGCACCGGTGGCTCCATTGTCAGGAGATGAGGAGGGCCAGAAGCGCTACAAGAAAGACTTAAAAGAGTATGAGCGCCAAATGCAGGAATTCCACTCCCGGATGGATGAGTTTCATTCTCGCCAGGAAACCTATGTAGCCGCCGCTCAAGGTGACCACAAAGCCCGCCAAGCAGACAATGCCAAGCGTCAGGAAGAGCATAAGAAACGCATGGAAGAACACGGCGTGCGTATGAAAGAGCACGAGAAGCGTATGGCCGACCACGCCGTACGCATGAAGGAGCACGATGAGCGCATGAAAAAGCATGACGCCATGATGAAAGAGCTCAAAGCCGCCTTGCTCTCTGACGGGTTGATCAAATCCAGTGAAGCAGATTACACCTTCAAGCTGGACAAGACCGGGCTGTATGTAGATGAGAAAAAACAGTCAGACGCGTTCTACCAGAAGTACAAGAAGATTATCTCTACCGCCACCGGTGAAGATGTAGACATGATGCTCAAGAAAGACGGCTCTAACTTTACCATCAACACCAACAAAAGCAGCAAAAAGTAG
- a CDS encoding alpha/beta hydrolase, giving the protein MRAILLFALFTTSLVVPCLSQTKKGGKSSAVKPYVIGVIEEIPSKQLGENRTLNIYLPEGYNAKDTVTYPVIYLLDGSADEDFLHVVGLVQFNTFPWINQLPKSIVVGIANIDRRRDFTYPTTVAADQGRYKTAGQSAKFISFLETELQPFIDRHYKTTKSKTVIGQSLGGLLVTEVLFMKPTLFNKYIIISPSIWWDNGSLLAQTSVALQESFNQKTEVYIGVGKEGLTPSDTPRVMEVDANLLYEKLRGAKNNQLTVYFDYLPQEDHATITHQAVFNAFRLLYPLPAKK; this is encoded by the coding sequence ATGAGAGCCATCTTACTGTTCGCACTATTCACTACCTCCTTAGTTGTTCCTTGCCTTTCTCAAACCAAAAAAGGCGGCAAATCCTCAGCAGTTAAGCCGTACGTAATTGGCGTGATTGAAGAGATACCATCCAAGCAGTTAGGAGAGAACAGGACACTGAACATCTATTTGCCGGAAGGTTATAACGCCAAAGACACAGTCACCTACCCGGTCATCTACCTGCTAGACGGCTCCGCGGATGAGGACTTTCTGCACGTGGTGGGCTTGGTGCAATTCAATACGTTCCCTTGGATCAACCAACTGCCTAAGTCTATTGTGGTGGGCATTGCCAACATAGATAGGAGAAGGGATTTCACCTATCCCACCACCGTGGCCGCAGACCAAGGCCGGTACAAGACGGCTGGCCAGTCTGCCAAATTCATATCGTTCCTGGAGACCGAATTGCAACCGTTCATAGATCGTCACTACAAAACCACCAAGTCAAAAACTGTGATTGGCCAGTCCTTGGGCGGTTTGTTAGTCACCGAGGTCCTGTTCATGAAACCCACCCTGTTCAATAAGTACATTATCATCAGTCCAAGTATCTGGTGGGACAACGGCTCCCTGCTGGCGCAGACTTCGGTCGCTTTGCAGGAAAGTTTTAACCAGAAGACCGAGGTGTATATTGGAGTGGGCAAGGAAGGCTTGACGCCCAGTGACACGCCGCGCGTCATGGAAGTAGACGCCAACCTGCTCTATGAAAAACTGCGCGGCGCCAAGAACAACCAACTCACGGTCTATTTTGACTACCTGCCACAAGAAGACCACGCCACCATCACACACCAGGCCGTCTTCAACGCCTTCAGGTTGTTATATCCGCTGCCAGCAAAAAAATAA